The Alphaproteobacteria bacterium genome contains a region encoding:
- a CDS encoding ABC transporter permease: MRSSRMRVLALRVGDEPLQWPRQGGILTLTHAENPAQERPAARDWRRGIERAGPALLIVLLVVLWQILTRAFDIPNFLLPAPTDIARLMVNEWPLIQMHSLATIGSIVSGYITAVLFALAISALMIRLPLVERLIMPIFVGLQSVPKIAIAPLILVWVGAGMGSKVAVVVSIAFFPIVINTMAGFKEVDRGLADVFRSVDANERQMFFRLRLPYAMPYIFAGLRIATTLAVLGAIVAEWLAASNGLGYLVLSGSFNFNTARSFAAIIVLAVIGTTFFALMSWLERAISWKREGSDSTTQV, translated from the coding sequence ATGCGTAGTTCCCGCATGCGCGTCCTCGCCTTGAGAGTCGGCGATGAGCCGCTACAATGGCCACGACAAGGTGGCATTTTGACCCTCACCCACGCCGAAAACCCTGCTCAGGAACGGCCCGCCGCGCGCGACTGGCGCCGCGGCATTGAACGCGCCGGGCCGGCGCTGCTGATCGTTTTGCTGGTCGTGCTCTGGCAAATCCTGACTCGCGCCTTCGATATCCCGAATTTCCTGCTGCCGGCGCCGACCGACATTGCCAGGCTGATGGTCAATGAGTGGCCGTTGATCCAGATGCACAGCCTCGCGACCATCGGCAGCATCGTCAGCGGCTACATTACGGCTGTGCTGTTTGCGCTTGCGATCTCGGCGCTGATGATCCGCCTTCCGCTGGTCGAGCGGCTGATCATGCCGATCTTCGTGGGGCTGCAGAGCGTGCCGAAGATCGCGATTGCGCCGTTGATCCTGGTGTGGGTCGGCGCGGGCATGGGCTCCAAGGTCGCCGTGGTGGTCTCGATCGCGTTCTTCCCGATCGTCATCAACACGATGGCGGGCTTCAAGGAGGTCGATCGCGGGCTTGCGGATGTGTTCCGATCAGTGGACGCGAACGAGCGGCAGATGTTCTTCCGCCTGCGGCTGCCCTATGCGATGCCCTACATCTTCGCGGGACTGCGGATCGCGACCACGCTGGCCGTGCTCGGCGCGATTGTCGCCGAATGGCTCGCCGCGTCGAACGGGCTCGGTTATCTGGTTCTTTCCGGAAGCTTCAACTTCAATACCGCGCGTTCCTTCGCGGCGATCATCGTGCTCGCGGTGATCGGAACGACGTTTTTCGCTTTGATGTCGTGGCTCGAACGGGCGATCTCGTGGAAGCGCGAGGGAAGCGATTCGACGACGCAAGTGTGA
- a CDS encoding ABC transporter substrate-binding protein, with protein MRTMKTAIAAGALMLAGAAHAEDKVIMRINFTPWAMHAQYYGGVAQGIYKAEGIDLEIRPPSAGQQNEVFIGTGREQFGVANADGFIRARASGVPVVAVMADEPDTPFSVITLKKDKYTSPSQLKGKKISWFQSNVKGLLEPLLIKGGLTRNDIEYVNVARGAEVQMLAAGQVDAVFGYHFGQALTLDMRGFPTDVMPLKDHGVSFYGTVIYTSEQLLKSNPDLVKRFVRATIKSLIWTASNKEAAVAEVVKVSPDRDLKLETKKLEIIYGLYNTPDYAQRFGLMNDAKWQSSIDILAAESGDLAKKPAPKEMYTNVIVEGVDESKTLADLVKKVTH; from the coding sequence ATGAGAACAATGAAGACCGCAATTGCTGCCGGAGCGCTGATGCTGGCGGGAGCCGCTCACGCCGAAGACAAAGTGATCATGCGGATCAATTTCACGCCCTGGGCGATGCATGCGCAGTATTATGGCGGCGTCGCGCAGGGCATCTACAAGGCCGAAGGCATCGATCTCGAAATCCGCCCGCCGTCCGCCGGCCAGCAGAACGAGGTGTTCATCGGCACCGGCCGTGAGCAGTTCGGCGTCGCCAATGCGGACGGCTTCATCCGGGCGCGCGCAAGCGGCGTGCCGGTGGTCGCCGTGATGGCTGATGAGCCCGACACGCCATTCTCGGTCATCACGCTGAAGAAGGACAAGTACACCAGCCCGAGCCAGCTCAAGGGCAAGAAGATTTCCTGGTTCCAGAGCAACGTGAAGGGCCTGCTCGAGCCGTTGCTGATCAAGGGCGGGCTGACCCGCAACGACATCGAATATGTCAACGTGGCGCGCGGTGCCGAGGTGCAGATGCTGGCGGCAGGTCAAGTGGACGCCGTGTTCGGCTATCACTTCGGGCAGGCGCTGACGCTCGACATGCGCGGCTTTCCGACTGACGTGATGCCGCTGAAAGATCACGGCGTGTCGTTCTACGGCACGGTGATCTACACCAGCGAGCAATTGCTCAAATCCAATCCCGACCTGGTGAAGCGCTTCGTGCGCGCTACGATCAAGAGCCTGATCTGGACGGCGAGCAACAAGGAAGCGGCGGTCGCCGAGGTCGTGAAGGTTTCGCCCGACCGCGATCTCAAACTTGAGACGAAGAAGCTCGAGATCATCTACGGGCTCTACAACACGCCCGACTATGCGCAGCGTTTCGGTCTGATGAACGACGCCAAGTGGCAGTCGTCGATCGATATCCTGGCTGCCGAGTCCGGCGATCTTGCCAAGAAGCCTGCGCCCAAGGAGATGTACACCAACGTGATCGTCGAGGGTGTCGACGAGTCGAAGACGCTCGCCGATCTGGTGAAGAAAGTGACGCACTGA